In Roseiconus lacunae, a genomic segment contains:
- a CDS encoding sigma-70 family RNA polymerase sigma factor encodes MLLMDQELAELVERFHEQGCLTYDEVNAYLPDEDGSPKKLNRLIEAIERFGIKLVDGDTVAARPARKPEPNLRDQRRPVERDVDDNDAVEEDITAGLTSADLPKASDDPIRMYLSQMAEIPLLSRDEEISLAKKIEVTRRQFRRCLLESDYALRHTVETLHRVHSGELPFDRTIKVSLTEHLTKDQISARMPHNLRTLDQLIAQNREDFEAMVRKSTPPRLKAEVRRRFIARRKKALELVEELSLRSRRVTPMLARLEEFSQRMNYIRRRLAELGTDAVSRDEAADLRQELRELMMLTQETPESLHKRVSRAREYFERFEATKRQLSSGNLRLVVSIAKKYRNRGLSFLDLIQEGNTGLMRAVDKYEYRRGFKFSTYATWWIRQAITRAIADQARTIRIPVHMIDVLSKLRQAQKKLVQQLRREPTYEEISIATEVPLEEVQRVMDIGRHPASLDRPVGEGEDSSFGEFIEDNDSLNPVHMAASGMLKSKIEELLKTLTYREREIIRLRYGLVDGYSYTLEECGRIFKVTRERVRQIEAKAVAKLQSPSRADRLASFIKVAA; translated from the coding sequence ATGCTTTTGATGGATCAAGAATTGGCTGAATTGGTCGAACGTTTCCACGAGCAAGGTTGCTTGACGTACGACGAAGTGAACGCCTACCTGCCCGACGAAGATGGCAGCCCCAAGAAGCTTAACCGCCTGATCGAAGCGATCGAACGCTTCGGTATCAAACTGGTCGACGGCGATACGGTTGCCGCACGTCCCGCCCGCAAGCCTGAGCCTAACCTTCGTGACCAACGCCGCCCGGTCGAGCGTGACGTTGATGACAACGACGCAGTTGAAGAAGACATCACCGCCGGTCTGACCAGCGCCGACCTGCCAAAGGCATCCGACGATCCCATTCGGATGTACCTTAGCCAGATGGCAGAGATTCCGTTGTTGTCCCGTGACGAAGAAATCTCGCTGGCAAAGAAGATCGAAGTCACCCGTCGGCAATTCCGTCGCTGCTTGCTGGAATCCGATTATGCATTGCGGCACACGGTCGAAACACTTCACCGCGTTCACAGTGGTGAGTTGCCGTTCGATCGCACCATCAAGGTGTCGCTTACCGAGCACCTGACCAAGGATCAGATTTCGGCGCGGATGCCGCATAACCTGCGAACGCTTGATCAATTGATCGCACAAAATCGTGAAGACTTCGAAGCGATGGTTCGCAAAAGCACACCGCCACGTCTGAAAGCCGAAGTCCGCCGCCGATTCATCGCACGCCGCAAAAAGGCACTCGAATTGGTCGAGGAGCTTAGCCTGCGAAGCCGCCGCGTGACCCCAATGTTGGCTCGCTTGGAAGAATTCTCGCAGCGAATGAACTATATTCGCCGGCGATTGGCCGAACTTGGCACCGATGCGGTCAGCCGGGACGAAGCCGCCGATTTGCGACAAGAACTTCGCGAGTTGATGATGCTGACTCAGGAGACGCCCGAAAGCTTGCACAAGCGGGTCAGTAGAGCACGTGAATACTTCGAACGGTTTGAAGCAACCAAACGACAGCTCAGCAGCGGAAACCTCCGCTTGGTCGTTTCAATTGCCAAGAAGTATCGTAACCGTGGCCTTTCGTTTTTGGATCTGATTCAAGAAGGCAACACGGGGCTGATGCGGGCGGTCGACAAGTATGAATACCGACGCGGGTTTAAGTTCAGTACCTATGCGACTTGGTGGATTCGCCAAGCAATCACCCGTGCGATCGCCGATCAGGCTCGCACGATTCGGATTCCCGTGCACATGATTGACGTGCTCAGCAAACTACGCCAAGCACAGAAGAAGTTGGTTCAACAATTGCGACGCGAACCGACCTACGAAGAAATTTCGATCGCGACCGAAGTTCCACTCGAAGAAGTCCAGCGAGTGATGGACATCGGCCGCCACCCCGCGAGCCTGGACCGCCCGGTCGGCGAGGGCGAAGACAGTAGCTTCGGCGAGTTCATCGAAGACAACGATAGCCTGAACCCAGTTCACATGGCAGCATCGGGAATGTTGAAAAGCAAGATCGAAGAACTGCTAAAGACCTTGACCTACCGCGAGCGTGAAATCATCCGTTTGCGCTACGGTTTGGTCGATGGCTACAGCTACACGCTCGAAGAATGTGGGCGGATCTTCAAGGTCACCCGTGAACGCGTGCGACAGATCGAAGCCAAAGCGGTCGCCAAGCTGCAAAGCCCAAGCCGCGCCGATCGACTCGCGTCGTTCATCAAAGTCGCCGCGTAG
- a CDS encoding histidinol-phosphatase HisJ family protein: protein MLFESHSHTPLCKHATGDPVEYAAVAESRGLSGLHVTCHNPMPDGFSSNVRMGLDEFDEYVDLVAKATDEFRGRVDVCLGLEADYFEGYEAFLEKQLGSADFHFVLGSVHPQIAEWRKKYWEDDLTEVQRTYFNLLAKTAETGMFDSVSHPDLIKNFTKEAWDTSVALEFIRPALDRIAATGVAMELNTSGVLKRISEMNPFPDMLREMNLRGIPVTLGADAHVPERVGDGYITAMGLLKDAGYEEVRYFKNRKPINVSIDAAIESLETDSANV, encoded by the coding sequence ATGTTGTTTGAATCGCATTCGCACACGCCGCTTTGCAAACACGCGACCGGAGACCCGGTGGAGTACGCTGCCGTCGCCGAATCTCGGGGCCTTTCCGGTTTACACGTCACTTGCCACAACCCGATGCCGGATGGTTTTTCATCGAACGTGCGGATGGGCCTGGATGAATTCGATGAGTACGTTGACCTAGTTGCCAAAGCGACCGATGAGTTCCGGGGACGTGTTGACGTTTGCTTGGGATTAGAAGCCGACTATTTCGAAGGCTACGAAGCGTTTCTTGAGAAACAACTCGGCAGCGCCGACTTTCATTTTGTACTCGGTTCGGTTCACCCCCAGATCGCCGAGTGGCGGAAAAAGTATTGGGAAGATGACCTGACAGAAGTTCAGCGAACCTACTTCAACTTGCTGGCCAAGACAGCCGAGACCGGCATGTTCGATTCCGTCTCCCACCCCGATTTAATCAAGAACTTTACCAAAGAAGCCTGGGACACCTCGGTGGCCCTCGAGTTCATCCGGCCGGCGCTTGATCGAATCGCGGCAACCGGTGTTGCGATGGAACTCAATACGAGTGGTGTGCTGAAACGGATTTCTGAGATGAACCCGTTTCCCGACATGCTACGGGAAATGAACCTGCGTGGCATCCCGGTGACACTCGGGGCCGATGCCCACGTTCCCGAACGTGTCGGTGACGGATACATCACCGCCATGGGGCTATTGAAGGACGCCGGTTACGAAGAAGTTCGATACTTCAAGAACCGCAAACCTATCAACGTCAGCATTGACGCCGCGATCGAATCACTCGAAACCGATTCGGCAAACGTTTAA
- a CDS encoding RNA polymerase sigma factor: MMEPETRESLIARLPDHANTTAWLEFVQLYEPLIYGIGRRHGLQPTDATDLVQEVLLAVAQSIERFKPDQQRGRFRSWLFGVARNHSLNKLRSLRGQPQPAGGSEAFKQLDQVAAPTSLEQEFTTAFRRRAFRWAARRVRQSVQPTTWEAFSRTAVDCQSAGDVAEDLGVEIGSVYLARSRVMSRLKRLVQEVSGDGFEAIEGELR; encoded by the coding sequence ATGATGGAACCGGAAACCCGCGAAAGCTTGATTGCCCGACTGCCCGACCATGCCAACACGACGGCGTGGCTGGAGTTTGTGCAGCTTTACGAGCCATTGATCTACGGCATCGGTCGGCGACACGGACTGCAGCCGACCGATGCGACCGACTTGGTCCAGGAAGTCCTGCTGGCGGTCGCCCAGTCGATCGAACGATTCAAGCCCGATCAGCAGCGGGGACGGTTTCGCAGTTGGCTCTTCGGTGTCGCACGAAACCACTCGCTGAATAAGCTTCGTTCGCTTCGCGGGCAACCACAGCCGGCCGGCGGCAGCGAAGCATTCAAGCAGCTCGACCAAGTCGCCGCCCCCACGTCGCTCGAGCAGGAATTCACGACCGCGTTTCGCCGTCGCGCTTTCCGCTGGGCTGCACGGCGAGTGCGTCAGTCGGTCCAGCCGACGACTTGGGAAGCGTTTTCGCGAACCGCCGTCGACTGTCAATCGGCCGGCGACGTGGCGGAGGATTTGGGCGTCGAAATTGGATCGGTCTATTTGGCTCGCAGTCGCGTGATGAGTCGATTGAAACGTTTGGTCCAAGAAGTCAGCGGCGATGGCTTTGAAGCGATTGAAGGAGAACTGCGATGA
- the dnaG gene encoding DNA primase, translating to MLDLDLKERVRAAVDIVDVIGASLTLSPKGRMLAAHCPWHDDRSPSLTVNKERQTWKCWVCDIGGDVFSYVMKREGVDFVTALRMLADEAGIEYQVGPKVEPGSKDDKATLLSAVKLVCEAYFDLLDSPKSDDARIARDYLAERGIDDQQRRTFQIGFSPDSWDFATGLLEKNKFRPEIGPAAGVALQRRGGGSYDLFRGRLMFPIHDAQGKPISMGGRVIPPIAARHGDKAGGKYINGPETKLFRKSQQLYALDKSRDAIRKAGQALVMEGYTDVIAAHQAGIEPAVAVLGTALGEGHVKLLKRWTDRVVLVLDGDAAGRRRADEVLELFVKADADLRVLTLPEGMDPADYLAKYGAAAMESLIGEAPDALEHKLASLTDGIDVTNDTHQVMSAIGTMTSILARAPKLDPLKQDQIMLRLSRTFGIGKERLEDSLEQKRQEEKQRSQNAERFRRQKEQADRKQAAQNRAKQNSAKPQPSRQRPPNQHPNPPRSAGPVDPNQLLNEAAEFDVDAFDPGGFDSAPPIDAYIADAPDTDSYFHGDGYGSEDDEPSFGAPVSHAAEPQGSSSPRQADVPLSSIDRELFETMIESPDLAGRAVETVDPEWLDTYAAKMLLAAYQELDLEGRDLSVETLLLLLENDFLKNEVVTMQFRLARREGRSTLSPEQRFQSVLKQYHDREEKADKLRKIAQLESSSLDEEQELEVLKQLFDSMKTSQQLDR from the coding sequence ATGTTGGACCTAGATCTCAAAGAACGTGTGCGTGCAGCCGTCGACATTGTCGACGTGATTGGCGCTTCGCTGACATTGTCGCCGAAAGGGCGGATGTTGGCTGCGCATTGCCCGTGGCACGATGACCGCTCGCCCTCGCTGACGGTCAATAAAGAACGCCAGACCTGGAAGTGCTGGGTTTGTGATATCGGTGGCGATGTTTTCAGCTACGTGATGAAACGCGAAGGCGTCGACTTCGTCACCGCACTTCGAATGCTCGCCGACGAAGCCGGGATCGAATATCAAGTCGGCCCCAAAGTCGAACCCGGATCCAAGGACGACAAGGCGACGTTGCTGTCGGCCGTCAAACTGGTCTGCGAAGCGTACTTCGATCTGCTCGATTCCCCTAAGTCTGACGATGCCCGGATCGCTCGCGATTACTTGGCCGAACGGGGAATCGACGACCAGCAGCGCCGAACGTTTCAAATCGGTTTCTCGCCCGACTCCTGGGATTTTGCCACCGGGCTGCTCGAGAAAAACAAGTTTCGTCCCGAGATCGGACCCGCCGCCGGTGTCGCTTTGCAGCGGCGTGGCGGTGGAAGCTACGACCTGTTCCGTGGCCGATTGATGTTCCCGATCCATGACGCTCAGGGAAAGCCGATTTCGATGGGCGGTCGAGTCATCCCGCCGATCGCGGCGAGGCATGGGGACAAGGCGGGCGGCAAATACATCAATGGCCCCGAGACGAAGCTGTTCCGCAAGTCGCAACAGCTTTATGCCCTCGACAAATCTCGCGACGCGATCCGCAAAGCCGGCCAAGCTTTGGTCATGGAAGGTTACACCGATGTGATCGCGGCGCATCAAGCTGGCATCGAACCGGCAGTTGCCGTGCTCGGCACCGCGTTGGGTGAAGGTCACGTCAAACTACTCAAACGGTGGACCGACCGAGTCGTTTTGGTCCTTGATGGTGACGCGGCCGGACGGCGACGGGCCGACGAAGTATTGGAGTTGTTCGTCAAAGCCGATGCCGACTTGCGAGTGCTCACGCTGCCCGAAGGCATGGACCCGGCCGACTACCTCGCCAAGTACGGTGCCGCGGCGATGGAGTCGCTGATCGGTGAAGCTCCCGACGCACTTGAGCACAAGCTGGCTTCGCTGACCGATGGGATCGATGTCACCAACGACACGCATCAGGTGATGTCGGCGATCGGCACGATGACTTCAATCCTTGCTAGGGCTCCAAAACTCGATCCGCTCAAGCAAGACCAGATCATGCTGCGGCTGTCGCGAACCTTTGGCATCGGTAAAGAACGTCTCGAAGACAGTTTGGAGCAAAAGCGGCAAGAAGAAAAACAACGCAGCCAAAACGCCGAGCGCTTCCGCCGGCAAAAAGAACAAGCCGATCGCAAGCAAGCGGCACAGAATCGCGCCAAGCAGAACAGTGCCAAGCCACAGCCTTCGCGTCAGCGACCTCCCAACCAGCATCCAAACCCGCCGCGTTCAGCCGGACCGGTCGACCCAAATCAGTTGTTGAACGAAGCGGCCGAGTTTGATGTCGACGCGTTCGATCCCGGGGGCTTTGACTCTGCTCCACCAATCGATGCTTACATCGCAGACGCGCCCGACACCGACAGCTATTTTCACGGCGATGGTTATGGCAGCGAGGACGACGAACCTTCCTTCGGCGCGCCTGTCTCTCATGCGGCCGAACCGCAAGGTTCTTCGTCACCTAGACAAGCCGACGTTCCATTGAGTTCGATCGATCGTGAATTGTTTGAAACGATGATTGAGTCACCCGACTTGGCCGGCCGCGCCGTCGAAACAGTTGATCCAGAATGGCTTGATACCTATGCCGCGAAGATGTTGTTGGCGGCATATCAAGAGTTGGATTTAGAGGGGCGCGACCTGAGTGTCGAGACCCTTTTGCTATTACTCGAAAACGACTTTTTAAAAAATGAAGTCGTCACGATGCAGTTTCGACTAGCACGCCGTGAAGGGCGCAGTACGCTATCGCCCGAACAACGATTCCAAAGTGTTCTCAAGCAGTACCATGATCGCGAGGAGAAAGCTGACAAGCTAAGGAAGATTGCTCAGCTAGAATCGTCGAGCTTGGATGAAGAACAAGAATTGGAAGTATTGAAACAACTTTTCGACAGCATGAAAACGAGTCAGCAACTCGATCGCTAG